The sequence AGAGAGCGCTGAGCACGAAGGTGTAGAGCTTGTAACGGTAGGTATCGATTCCCAGCGAATGCGCCGCCTCCTCGCTCTGGTGGATGGATCGAAGGGCCCTGCCGATGCGCGAGTGAACCAGGTTGATGGCCAGGACCATGGCCGCGAGGACGACAACCCACGCGATGTAGTAGTTCTGCACGCGGAACGCCGGAGCGCCGTTGACCTGCAGCGTATCGCCGATCAGTTTGAAAGGCGGGACGTTTGAAATACCATCGGCCTGGCCGAAGACCTCCGCCCCCAGGACGATGCGGTAGACGATGAGGCCGAAACCCAGCGTGGCCATCGCCAAGTAGTGTCCTTTCAAACGGATGACCGGCATGCCGATGATCAGGGCGATCACAGCGGTCACAAGCAGGGCCGCTATGAAGGCCGGCCAAGGCAGAATGCTCAGCATCTGCCTGCCGTAAAGATCCTGATGCTCAACGGTCAGGCCGAGCCACCGGCACAACCGAACCAGGGGATGGGTCTGATAGGCCAGCAGGTTGCACGTCGTCAGTACCGCCGAGACATAGCCGCCGATGGCGAAGAAACCCGCGTGGCCCAGAGAGGCCTGGCCTGCATATCCCATCAGCAGACACAAGCCGATCACCACCAGCGCATAGTACGCCGACATGGTGATCTGGGTCATGTAGAAGGGCTTCTCAGCGGCCGAGAGTCCGGTTTGGATCAGGACCACCAGAAGGATCGTGACAGCAACGGGCAGATATCTGCCGAGACGCATCAGTGGTCCCTCAGCTCGATGGTCTGCCGGCCGGCAAACAGGCCGCTCGGGCGCACAATCAGCACCATGAGCAGGACGACCAGGGCAACCGCCTCCTTGTAGGCAACGGGCATCTGGCTCACGGCAAAGGCTTCCATCAGTCCGAGCAGCAGTCCCGCCGCAACCGCGGCCATGCTGTTGCCGAGCCCTCCGAGAATTGCCACCGTGAAGCCTTTGATGGCCAGGGGGGCGCCCATGTCGTACTGCGTCTGCATCACCGGGGAAATCGCGCATCCGGCCAGCGCGCCGATGGCGGCGCTGAGCATGAAAGAGAGCGTGACCATGCGGGAATCCTTGATGCCGCAGAGTTGGGCCGCCATCCGATCGTCGGCGCAGGCCCGCATCGCACGACCGGTCGGCGTGAACCGGAAGAACAGCGTCAAGCCGGCAACGATGACGGCACACATGCCCAGCACCCAGAGGTCCTGGGGGGAGACTCTTGCGCCGAAAAGCGGGAAGGTCGAGACGGCCGTACCGGTGAAATACGGAAGGGCCCTGACTTGCTCGTCCCACACGTGCAGCATGCCCTCGCGCAGCACAATCGAGATGCCGATGGTGATCACGATGAGCCGCAGGACGGGGGCATGGCGGACGGGGCGGATAAACACGAACTCGACCAACGCGCCCAGCAGCATGGTGATGACCACCGCCAAGGCGACGGCAACCGGCAGCGGCACGAAATGGTTCAGGCTGATGGCCGTCATCGCTCCAACGATGAGAAACTCACCCTGGGCGAAGTTGATGACGCCGGTGGTGCTGTAGATGATGTTGAAGCCGATGGCAACAATTGCGTACACGCTGCCGTTACGGATGCCGGCAACGCAATACTGCAGCGCCTGGGTGAGTTCCATCTAAGCTCAGACTCCTGGGATCGGATTGCCGTGTATCGTTTACTCCTTTGGGGCAATCACAAACTTACCCTCCTTCACGGTCAGGAGTTCGAAAGCATCGGCATCCAAGCCGGTGTGGTCCGTAGGCGACATATTGAAGATGCCCGCGGTTCCAACGAGCCCTTTGAGGTTTTCGATGGCATCACGGACCTTCTCGCGATCGTCGGTACCTGCCTTCTTGATGGCCTCGACGAGAATCAACAGGGCGTCATAAGCGTGCCCACCGAAGGTGCTGGCTTCCTCATTGTATTTGCTCTCGTAATCCTTCTTGTAGGACATCAGCAGGGCCTTCTGGGGATGGTCGTCGGGCAGTTGCTCGGCGACCAGGAGGCGTCCGCACGGGAACAGGGTGCCGTTAGCCGCCTCTCCCCCGGCTTGGGCGTACTTGATGTTGCCGAACCCGTGACTCTGGAAGAGGGGGACGTCCAAACCGATCTGCTTCATGTTCTTGGCAACCAGGCTCTGGGCGGGAACGATGGACCAGTTGACCACTGCCTGGACGTCCTTGCCCTTGACCTTGGTCAGCACGTCGGTCAGGTCAGTCACCTCCTTGGGGTAGACCTCGGCGATGGCAATAGTCAGACCGTGCTCCGGAGCCAGTTTTTCAAGCTGTTCCCTGCCGGCCGTCCCGAAGCCATCACTGCTGACCACGACGCCGATTTTCGAAATGCCGCGTTTTTTCATGGCCTCATAAATCACCTTCACGGCATCGCTGTCTTTTTGAGGGCTCTTAAATACGTAGCTCGCGAGGGGTTCGACGATTTTTTCCGCGGCGGCGCACGAGACAAGGATCATCTTGCTGTCCTGGCAAAGCTGCTTGATAGCCATCGTCTCACCGCTGGTCGACGGGCCGATGATCGCCAGAACCTTCTCTTCATCGATGAGCTGCTTGGCCAGCGAGAGGGCCTTCTCGGGGCTTGCCCCGGAATCCTTGATGATGACCTCCAGCTTGCGGCCGAGGACGCCGCCCTCGTTGTTGATCTTCTCCACGAGCATTTGCGTCGTCTTCTCTTCGGGGGCCCCCAGGAACGCCGCGGGACCGGTGATGGAGAAGATGGCTCCGATCCTGATAGGACCGGCGTCGGCCGGTTTTGTGGTCGTCGGGGCCTTCGACGAATCCTTGCACCCGGCCAAGCCAACGAACAACCCCAGACCCACAATTCCCAGAATGATGCAAGTGCGCTTTGTCATGTCTACCTTCCTTTCGAAACGAAGACAGTCACAGATCCTTTATCGCATCTTCCGACAGGATGGCGATTCCGCTTCGCCTGAGCGTCTCGGCTGCGCGAGCCGCGTCGTCGATCTTGAACACCACCAATGCCTGCTCGGCCTTTTTCTTCATAAAGGCGTAAATATACTCGATGTTGATTCCCTCGCGGTCCAGCAGCTCAACGATCCGATGGAGGCCGCCCGGCCGGTCATCGATCTCGATGGCAA comes from Phycisphaerae bacterium and encodes:
- a CDS encoding branched-chain amino acid ABC transporter permease, with product MRLGRYLPVAVTILLVVLIQTGLSAAEKPFYMTQITMSAYYALVVIGLCLLMGYAGQASLGHAGFFAIGGYVSAVLTTCNLLAYQTHPLVRLCRWLGLTVEHQDLYGRQMLSILPWPAFIAALLVTAVIALIIGMPVIRLKGHYLAMATLGFGLIVYRIVLGAEVFGQADGISNVPPFKLIGDTLQVNGAPAFRVQNYYIAWVVVLAAMVLAINLVHSRIGRALRSIHQSEEAAHSLGIDTYRYKLYTFVLSALFAAAGGALLTHYNASIGPSEVSVMKSVRYVAIVAVGGMANLWGALLMGVVLNFLSLRGVFGTYDDAVFGVILIAMMIFAPEGLLRVPRWRALAFLSTRRSHG
- a CDS encoding branched-chain amino acid ABC transporter permease; translation: MELTQALQYCVAGIRNGSVYAIVAIGFNIIYSTTGVINFAQGEFLIVGAMTAISLNHFVPLPVAVALAVVITMLLGALVEFVFIRPVRHAPVLRLIVITIGISIVLREGMLHVWDEQVRALPYFTGTAVSTFPLFGARVSPQDLWVLGMCAVIVAGLTLFFRFTPTGRAMRACADDRMAAQLCGIKDSRMVTLSFMLSAAIGALAGCAISPVMQTQYDMGAPLAIKGFTVAILGGLGNSMAAVAAGLLLGLMEAFAVSQMPVAYKEAVALVVLLMVLIVRPSGLFAGRQTIELRDH
- a CDS encoding ABC transporter substrate-binding protein, producing MTKRTCIILGIVGLGLFVGLAGCKDSSKAPTTTKPADAGPIRIGAIFSITGPAAFLGAPEEKTTQMLVEKINNEGGVLGRKLEVIIKDSGASPEKALSLAKQLIDEEKVLAIIGPSTSGETMAIKQLCQDSKMILVSCAAAEKIVEPLASYVFKSPQKDSDAVKVIYEAMKKRGISKIGVVVSSDGFGTAGREQLEKLAPEHGLTIAIAEVYPKEVTDLTDVLTKVKGKDVQAVVNWSIVPAQSLVAKNMKQIGLDVPLFQSHGFGNIKYAQAGGEAANGTLFPCGRLLVAEQLPDDHPQKALLMSYKKDYESKYNEEASTFGGHAYDALLILVEAIKKAGTDDREKVRDAIENLKGLVGTAGIFNMSPTDHTGLDADAFELLTVKEGKFVIAPKE
- a CDS encoding amino acid-binding protein, encoding MYAKQVCVFLENKKGRIAEVTGLLAGEGINIRALSLADTPDFGVLRLIVDDRVRCVRVLKLNGFVVQETEVIAIEIDDRPGGLHRIVELLDREGINIEYIYAFMKKKAEQALVVFKIDDAARAAETLRRSGIAILSEDAIKDL